In Candidatus Chlorohelix allophototropha, one DNA window encodes the following:
- a CDS encoding adenylate/guanylate cyclase domain-containing protein: protein MNSLDRASGVDFEKAFTHELLLSERRRLKIQMAMAAGLFIVLVVVFLLQGGLNLSDGVMGRFNEIFLLILGFILYELAAISVITYFIRQNRHFPKLLNYLNYFIEINVPNLVLALLISFNVNAQDALQGPHVFVSLILVFLTVLGMDFFLSVFIGTVAAIGYLLGIIYYLDQIPPFTDTTTFTALPMQLLRCFLFFLSGIIAGLLSRGLRQRFINSVQHLQERNQIVQMFGQYVSPEVVNRLLEQKTEIISEARFVCVMFLDIRNFTAFAENRSPQEVVEYLNTLFEFMIESVNRYNGIVNKFLGDGFMAVFGAPFSDEGDCENAVAASLEILQQITLLCQEGKIPPTRVGIGLHAGETVTGNVGSTNRKEYTIIGDAVNLASRIEQLNKQFGSQMLVSDVVWEKLNHMKLEAQVLEPVLVKGRQHPVQLYRLN from the coding sequence ATGAACAGCTTAGATAGAGCGTCAGGGGTTGACTTTGAGAAAGCATTTACGCATGAGCTTTTGCTGAGCGAGAGACGTCGCCTGAAGATTCAGATGGCGATGGCGGCAGGGCTTTTCATAGTCCTAGTAGTGGTATTTCTCTTGCAGGGTGGCTTGAATCTGAGTGATGGGGTAATGGGACGCTTTAATGAGATTTTCCTACTCATCCTCGGTTTTATCCTCTACGAATTAGCCGCAATCAGTGTAATCACCTATTTTATAAGACAAAATCGACATTTCCCCAAGCTGCTGAATTACCTCAACTACTTTATTGAAATCAATGTGCCTAATTTGGTGCTGGCGCTGCTTATCAGCTTTAATGTCAACGCACAGGATGCGCTACAGGGTCCACACGTATTTGTATCGCTCATACTCGTGTTTCTCACGGTATTGGGGATGGATTTCTTTCTCAGCGTATTCATTGGAACGGTTGCGGCAATCGGTTATCTGCTCGGAATCATCTACTACCTCGATCAAATTCCGCCCTTTACCGATACCACCACTTTTACCGCCCTTCCAATGCAACTACTGCGTTGCTTTTTATTCTTTCTCTCCGGCATAATCGCCGGGCTTTTATCGCGAGGCTTGCGCCAGCGTTTTATCAATTCGGTGCAACACTTGCAAGAGCGCAACCAGATTGTGCAGATGTTTGGGCAGTATGTTTCGCCTGAAGTGGTAAACCGCTTGCTGGAGCAAAAAACCGAAATTATCAGTGAAGCGCGGTTTGTGTGTGTGATGTTCCTCGATATTCGCAACTTTACAGCCTTTGCCGAAAACCGCAGCCCGCAGGAAGTGGTGGAATATTTAAATACCCTTTTCGAATTTATGATTGAAAGTGTCAACCGCTATAACGGCATAGTTAACAAGTTTCTAGGAGATGGCTTTATGGCGGTATTCGGCGCACCTTTTTCAGATGAGGGCGATTGTGAGAACGCAGTGGCAGCTTCTCTAGAGATTTTGCAACAAATCACGCTGCTATGCCAAGAGGGTAAAATTCCGCCAACTCGAGTTGGAATCGGTTTGCATGCCGGAGAAACTGTTACGGGTAATGTGGGTTCGACCAACCGCAAGGAATATACTATCATTGGTGATGCGGTGAACCTCGCCTCCCGAATCGAGCAATTAAATAAGCAATTCGGTTCGCAAATGCTCGTTTCTGATGTGGTCTGGGAAAAACTGAACCACATGAAACTAGAGGCACAAGTGTTAGAGCCTGTTCTCGTCAAGGGTCGGCAGCATCCGGTGCAGTTATACCGCTTAAACTAA
- a CDS encoding isochorismatase family cysteine hydrolase, translated as MDPKKTAVVLIEYQNDFTSPGGSLHDAVKGVMESTNMLANSVETAQKAREAGAVIIHSPISFTEDYHELTSNPYGILKGVVDSQSFRKGTWGVEIVDDLKPESGDIVLEGKRGLDAFASTNLDFILRSKGIETIALGGFLTNCCVESTMRSAYEKGFNVITLKDCTATLSEDEQRLAIEKNYPMFSRPMAHDEFLNELEGKEPASASSGRGYSAE; from the coding sequence ATGGACCCGAAGAAAACAGCAGTAGTGTTGATAGAATACCAGAACGACTTTACTTCACCCGGTGGCAGCCTTCACGATGCCGTGAAAGGGGTTATGGAATCCACCAATATGCTTGCCAACAGCGTTGAAACTGCTCAGAAAGCGCGGGAAGCAGGCGCGGTAATCATTCATTCCCCTATTTCTTTTACCGAAGACTATCATGAGCTTACTTCCAACCCTTACGGTATCCTAAAAGGGGTAGTTGATTCTCAATCATTCCGCAAAGGTACATGGGGCGTTGAAATTGTGGATGACCTGAAGCCGGAATCAGGAGATATTGTGCTGGAAGGCAAGCGCGGTTTGGATGCCTTTGCTTCCACTAACCTCGACTTTATTCTGCGCAGCAAGGGTATCGAAACTATCGCGTTGGGTGGCTTCCTGACCAACTGTTGCGTTGAATCGACCATGCGCTCCGCTTACGAGAAGGGATTCAACGTTATCACTTTGAAAGATTGCACTGCTACCCTTTCCGAGGATGAACAACGCTTAGCAATTGAAAAGAACTATCCTATGTTCTCACGCCCAATGGCGCACGATGAATTTTTGAATGAATTGGAAGGTAAAGAGCCTGCTTCTGCATCCAGTGGTAGAGGTTACAGCGCAGAATAA
- a CDS encoding FIST signal transduction protein, which yields MTKAKAVLAESLDWQEALNEALAKLASFGEIDLLCVFASAAYRQFYPSLIHDLYTRSGARTLIGCSGQSIIGNDREVEESPALALLALSLPGAKLRPTHLSQEVLSGEINADILGHILSQSTGLSEPDINAWLLLADPFTTGDAEPIINALTVAYRKRPIIGGMASGQFRMRETHIFLNGEVYDNGMVALAVGGDYTLRPVVSQGATPIGEAWMVTAADQNMIQAISGRPALQVLTDSMKTLSPEQLDKFRKQPLVGLAVDEYKAEFGRGDFIIRNLMGADPRTGVIAIGDIPRIGQTIQFQMRDEVAADEDLRELLSKSRNEMGGNMPVAGLLFSCNGRGSNMFAESDHDAKRIAEALDEMPLAGFFCNGEIGPIGSKTFLHSFTASLGLFVPTKPDA from the coding sequence ATGACCAAAGCAAAAGCGGTGTTGGCGGAGAGCCTTGATTGGCAAGAAGCCCTGAACGAGGCTCTGGCGAAGTTGGCTTCATTTGGAGAAATAGACCTGCTATGTGTTTTTGCCAGCGCGGCTTATCGCCAATTTTATCCCTCGCTAATTCACGATTTATATACCCGCAGTGGCGCGCGTACTCTAATCGGTTGCTCCGGTCAATCCATTATCGGCAACGATCGCGAGGTCGAAGAATCTCCGGCGTTGGCATTGTTGGCATTATCACTCCCCGGCGCAAAACTTCGCCCGACTCACCTTTCTCAGGAAGTATTAAGCGGAGAGATTAATGCTGATATTCTTGGGCATATCCTCAGCCAAAGCACCGGATTAAGCGAACCTGATATAAATGCATGGCTACTGTTGGCAGACCCTTTTACTACCGGAGATGCCGAGCCAATTATCAATGCGCTGACGGTAGCCTACCGAAAACGTCCGATTATCGGTGGGATGGCTTCAGGGCAATTCAGGATGCGCGAAACGCACATTTTCCTTAATGGTGAAGTCTATGACAATGGAATGGTGGCGCTAGCGGTGGGCGGCGATTATACCCTTCGCCCGGTAGTATCGCAAGGAGCTACCCCTATCGGAGAAGCGTGGATGGTTACAGCCGCCGACCAAAACATGATTCAAGCTATCTCAGGCAGACCCGCCTTACAAGTACTGACCGATTCAATGAAGACTCTTAGCCCGGAACAACTCGACAAGTTCCGAAAGCAGCCACTGGTAGGCTTGGCAGTGGATGAATATAAAGCCGAGTTTGGGCGCGGTGATTTTATTATCCGTAACTTGATGGGGGCAGACCCGCGCACAGGAGTAATCGCGATTGGGGATATTCCACGTATCGGGCAAACGATTCAGTTTCAAATGCGCGATGAGGTTGCTGCCGATGAAGACCTGCGCGAATTGCTTTCAAAATCCAGAAACGAAATGGGCGGAAATATGCCCGTGGCAGGGTTGCTTTTCTCCTGCAACGGACGTGGTTCTAATATGTTTGCCGAATCCGATCATGATGCCAAACGTATTGCCGAGGCGCTGGACGAAATGCCGTTGGCAGGTTTCTTTTGCAACGGTGAGATAGGCCCAATCGGGTCA